From a single Sporosarcina oncorhynchi genomic region:
- a CDS encoding sugar 3,4-ketoisomerase, translating to MKSNELANPVRSGLIQFTEMGDIRGSLVAMESGKNIPFELKRVYFIYNTKPDRPRGFHAMRNSYQVMVCLAGSVDVLLDDSYEKISYQLNSKDKGLFIDKMIWHEMHNFSEDCVLMVLSDAYYEEYDNLGDYEEFLKLVKN from the coding sequence ATGAAAAGTAACGAATTGGCGAATCCGGTAAGAAGTGGCTTAATTCAATTTACGGAGATGGGAGATATAAGAGGTTCGCTAGTAGCCATGGAGTCAGGAAAAAATATTCCATTTGAGTTGAAAAGAGTTTATTTCATTTATAATACGAAGCCTGATAGACCAAGAGGGTTTCACGCGATGAGAAATTCATATCAAGTAATGGTTTGTTTGGCAGGTTCCGTTGACGTACTTTTAGATGATAGTTACGAAAAGATATCATATCAATTAAATAGTAAGGATAAGGGCTTGTTCATAGATAAGATGATCTGGCATGAGATGCATAACTTCTCGGAAGATTGTGTGCTGATGGTTTTATCGGATGCCTACTATGAGGAATATGATAATTTGGGTGATTACGAAGAGTTTCTTAAACTAGTGAAAAACTAA
- a CDS encoding sigma-70 family RNA polymerase sigma factor, with product MTEKELAAKAIRGDDEAFLQLMFMHKEALYRTALAYLKNDGDALDAVQEVTFRAYEKIKTLHTPEYAKTWLVRIMMNHCRDVIRKKNRYVFNDNIAEMKGISDDFTYLEVEEALSHLSEKDRQLVHLKYLHDIKIKDIADMTSTPEGTVKTRLYKAVKSLRDFFEGKGAERRA from the coding sequence ATGACAGAAAAAGAACTTGCAGCGAAAGCGATTCGTGGAGATGATGAAGCTTTCCTGCAATTGATGTTCATGCATAAAGAAGCATTATATAGAACCGCGCTCGCTTATTTGAAAAATGATGGAGATGCACTCGATGCTGTTCAGGAAGTGACATTCCGCGCGTATGAAAAAATCAAGACGCTTCATACACCAGAATATGCGAAGACATGGTTGGTCCGGATCATGATGAATCATTGCCGAGACGTAATACGGAAGAAGAATCGCTATGTATTTAATGACAATATAGCAGAGATGAAAGGAATCAGTGATGACTTTACGTATTTAGAAGTGGAAGAGGCGCTCAGTCATTTATCCGAAAAAGACCGGCAACTGGTCCACCTGAAATACTTGCATGATATTAAAATTAAAGACATCGCCGATATGACATCGACACCGGAAGGTACTGTGAAAACAAGATTGTATAAGGCGGTAAAATCGTTACGGGATTTCTTCGAAGGGAAAGGAGCGGAACGCCGTGCATGA
- the rfbB gene encoding dTDP-glucose 4,6-dehydratase — translation MNLLVTGGAGFIGSNFIRLMLSTNEHMVVNLDSLTYAGNENNLNDLENGSNYKFIEGRIDNSELLEEIFQKYDIDQVIHFAAETHVDRSIKNPSLFVETNIIGTQILLETARKFWKLDQKNIDCTDFKKHTRFIQVSTDEVYGTLGKSGYFTEESNLAPNSPYSASKASADMLVRAYYETYGLPTIITRCSNNYGPFQYSEKLIPLVIQHALLDLPIPIYGDGKQVRDWLFVEDHCTAIAAVLHHGKIGEVYNIGGNNERENNEIVKFILTYLNKSEELLMYVDDRLGHDVRYAIDNTKITAEIGWSPRTSYEKGLTKTIDWYLENQDWLLKT, via the coding sequence ATGAATCTATTAGTTACAGGTGGTGCTGGATTCATAGGATCCAATTTCATCAGACTTATGCTTTCAACTAATGAACATATGGTTGTGAACCTCGATAGTTTAACGTATGCAGGAAATGAAAATAATCTTAATGACTTGGAAAATGGATCTAACTATAAATTCATAGAAGGTCGAATTGATAATAGTGAATTGCTTGAGGAAATTTTTCAGAAGTACGATATTGATCAAGTCATTCATTTTGCTGCTGAAACACATGTCGATCGAAGTATTAAAAATCCTTCCCTTTTCGTGGAAACAAATATAATTGGTACACAAATTCTCTTAGAGACAGCCAGAAAGTTTTGGAAGCTCGATCAGAAGAATATTGATTGTACAGATTTTAAAAAGCATACCCGTTTCATTCAGGTATCTACAGATGAAGTGTATGGGACGCTTGGTAAGAGTGGGTATTTTACAGAGGAATCCAACTTAGCCCCTAATAGTCCATATTCAGCCTCAAAAGCATCCGCTGACATGCTAGTAAGAGCCTATTATGAAACATATGGGCTTCCAACAATTATTACAAGATGTTCAAATAATTATGGACCATTTCAATATAGCGAAAAACTGATTCCTCTTGTTATTCAGCATGCCTTACTGGATTTACCCATTCCAATATATGGAGACGGCAAACAAGTGAGGGATTGGTTATTCGTAGAAGATCACTGTACAGCGATAGCAGCAGTTTTACATCATGGCAAAATAGGTGAAGTTTATAATATTGGGGGCAATAATGAAAGAGAAAATAATGAAATTGTGAAATTTATTTTAACATATTTGAATAAAAGTGAAGAGTTATTGATGTATGTAGATGATCGATTAGGTCATGATGTGAGATACGCAATTGATAATACGAAAATAACTGCTGAAATTGGTTGGTCACCACGTACATCTTATGAAAAGGGACTTACTAAAACAATTGATTGGTATTTAGAAAATCAGGACTGGTTATTGAAAACCTGA
- the rfbA gene encoding glucose-1-phosphate thymidylyltransferase RfbA, producing the protein MKGIILAGGLGTRLYPLTKSISKQILPVYDKPMIYYPLSILLLAGIKEILIISTPRDINHFKELLGDGSDIGIQLEYKIQYKPAGLTEAFIVGEEFIGNSSVTLVLGDNIFYGNDFGGFLMNAANLTRGAKILGCQVQNPSDYGVVELDENQNAISIEEKPQNPKSKYAVPGLYFFDHKVVEYAKNVKPSGRGELEITSILNDYLCRGELKVEVMGRGLAWLDTGTHESLLEAANFVEAIQKRQGLYVACIEEIAYRKGYITKDKLIQLAQPMMKTNYGAYLLDVANSVNEVYSNGFLVSK; encoded by the coding sequence ATGAAAGGAATAATACTAGCGGGCGGATTAGGAACGCGTCTTTATCCATTGACGAAATCCATTTCGAAACAAATCCTCCCCGTGTATGATAAACCGATGATTTATTATCCATTATCGATATTATTATTAGCAGGAATAAAAGAGATATTGATTATTTCAACACCAAGGGATATTAATCATTTTAAGGAACTACTTGGAGATGGGTCAGACATTGGCATTCAACTTGAATATAAAATCCAATACAAGCCGGCTGGATTGACCGAAGCATTTATTGTCGGAGAAGAGTTCATTGGTAATTCGTCTGTGACATTAGTTCTTGGAGATAATATCTTTTACGGTAATGATTTCGGTGGTTTTTTAATGAATGCAGCCAATCTTACCAGAGGAGCTAAAATTTTAGGGTGTCAGGTACAAAATCCAAGTGATTATGGTGTAGTGGAATTGGATGAAAATCAGAATGCAATTTCAATAGAAGAAAAGCCGCAAAATCCTAAGTCTAAATATGCCGTTCCTGGATTGTACTTTTTTGATCATAAAGTAGTCGAATATGCTAAGAATGTAAAACCATCCGGTCGTGGTGAATTGGAAATCACTTCAATACTAAATGACTATTTATGTCGAGGTGAATTGAAGGTTGAAGTGATGGGGAGAGGTCTCGCTTGGCTGGACACTGGCACCCATGAATCACTTCTTGAAGCAGCAAATTTCGTAGAAGCAATACAAAAGAGGCAAGGACTATACGTAGCTTGTATAGAAGAAATTGCATACAGGAAAGGATATATTACGAAAGATAAGCTAATTCAATTAGCGCAACCTATGATGAAAACAAATTACGGGGCCTATCTACTTGATGTTGCAAACTCAGTAAACGAAGTTTATTCGAATGGATTTTTAGTATCTAAATAA
- a CDS encoding phospho-sugar mutase, with protein sequence MLDNSYDTYKRWFDEKNMPDYLKRELATIATDSEEIKERFHSHLTFGTGGMRGILGAGINRMNIFTIRRVAEGLSRYLATHCENASKRSVVIAYDTRHLSKEFALEAARVIGTHGFRVYLFNENRPTPELSFAVRYLEASAGIVITASHNPSNYNGIKVYGDDGGQLASKEAQEVLSYIEDIQDIFGIALETAENLMEEGLLIPVLEEIDTAYQHKVLTLRRNESHSKSTMKELPIVYTPLHGTGLVPVTTALKAFGFSNVTVVAEQALPNPDFSTVHYPNPEEPDTFKLAMELGVKTKAELLLATDPDADRLGVAARKGDRTFEIIGGNELGALLLHYLLLTKEQAGTLPTNGVILKTIVTSELGRRIAAKFNVQTIDTLTGFKFISEKIKEYEATGEYTFLFGYEESYGYLLGDFVRDKDAVQAAVVTAEMAAYHLENGKTLFDVLDDLYKEFGYHAEATHALTFEGIAGQEKIERIMDIFRLNPPTEFGGVRVVAVEDYEQHQRIYSDGRIELLNLHQSNVLKFLLEDDSWICVRPSGTEPKCKFYLGVKKETSEEAARMLEIMWAGIMDYLNTKGVN encoded by the coding sequence ATGTTGGACAACTCATACGACACATACAAACGATGGTTTGACGAAAAGAATATGCCTGACTACTTGAAACGTGAATTAGCAACAATAGCAACTGACAGTGAAGAAATTAAAGAACGGTTTCATTCACATTTAACTTTCGGCACAGGTGGAATGCGAGGTATTTTAGGTGCAGGTATAAACAGGATGAACATTTTTACAATCCGACGTGTCGCAGAAGGTCTTTCCCGTTATTTGGCTACCCATTGTGAAAATGCCTCTAAACGCAGTGTAGTTATTGCATACGATACGAGGCATTTGTCGAAAGAGTTTGCACTCGAAGCTGCGCGAGTCATCGGAACACATGGATTCCGTGTATATTTATTTAACGAAAACCGACCAACTCCGGAACTTTCATTTGCGGTAAGATATCTCGAAGCAAGCGCTGGGATTGTCATCACAGCTAGCCATAACCCGTCAAATTATAATGGTATTAAAGTATATGGCGATGACGGTGGCCAGCTTGCTTCAAAAGAAGCTCAAGAGGTCCTTTCTTACATTGAAGACATTCAAGACATCTTTGGAATTGCATTAGAAACAGCAGAAAACTTGATGGAAGAAGGACTTCTCATTCCTGTACTCGAAGAGATTGATACAGCCTATCAACATAAAGTGTTGACACTTCGGAGAAATGAATCCCATTCAAAATCAACCATGAAGGAACTGCCGATCGTCTACACCCCCCTTCACGGGACAGGATTAGTGCCGGTGACAACTGCACTTAAAGCATTCGGTTTCAGCAACGTCACTGTTGTCGCAGAACAAGCTTTACCTAATCCAGATTTCTCCACAGTACACTATCCAAACCCTGAAGAGCCAGATACATTTAAACTGGCGATGGAACTGGGTGTTAAAACCAAAGCTGAATTACTTCTTGCTACAGATCCCGATGCGGACCGCTTAGGTGTTGCGGCTAGAAAAGGTGATCGCACATTTGAAATTATTGGCGGAAATGAACTTGGCGCATTACTGCTTCACTATCTTTTGTTGACTAAAGAGCAAGCAGGCACTTTGCCGACGAATGGTGTCATACTAAAGACGATTGTCACTTCCGAACTCGGACGCCGTATAGCCGCGAAATTTAATGTACAGACGATTGATACATTGACGGGCTTTAAATTTATTTCAGAAAAAATCAAAGAATACGAAGCTACAGGCGAATACACCTTTCTATTCGGATATGAAGAAAGTTATGGCTATTTACTAGGCGATTTTGTGCGCGACAAAGACGCCGTCCAAGCAGCAGTCGTTACTGCAGAAATGGCCGCCTATCACCTGGAGAACGGAAAGACGCTTTTCGATGTACTTGATGATTTATATAAGGAATTTGGCTACCATGCCGAAGCTACACACGCCCTAACATTTGAAGGCATTGCAGGCCAAGAGAAGATTGAACGAATCATGGACATATTCCGATTAAATCCTCCGACTGAGTTCGGCGGCGTTCGGGTAGTTGCCGTCGAAGACTATGAACAACACCAACGAATCTATTCGGATGGAAGAATTGAACTTCTGAACCTCCATCAATCCAACGTGTTGAAATTCCTGTTGGAAGATGACTCTTGGATTTGTGTTCGCCCTTCAGGAACCGAACCGAAATGCAAATTCTATTTAGGCGTAAAAAAAGAGACTTCCGAGGAAGCCGCTAGGATGTTGGAGATTATGTGGGCTGGGATTATGGATTATTTAAATACGAAAGGAGTTAACTAG
- a CDS encoding DUF4179 domain-containing protein, translating to MEKWKEEIEKNEIQDEQLENAILEGFKQAKVTEMKKRRFVKRSVWTTVVAAILLLTFITSIRVSPAFANAVASIPGMAGFVETIQNDKGLRLAVENEHFQEIGVSEETEDMKVTVEGMITDETAMIAFLTIETDRFADHSRPEFRILNLQGEVIVTSNTVGASFEYTDTRIIATTEVEFEFNRTVPSGKLLLEYEVNDEIIQIPFENTLQPIRKEQYIINETAIVEGQKIHIRSVTIGSLKTAVEVEFDEENTKEILGFEDLKLIDGSGETWSSISNGVTASGTDESNVMIYYLQSNYFKESDHLTLTFNKLMAMDKDEAFVVIDTEKKKIIRQPPLNLFSNLTVSGSFIEIEMKSEKGSHYDPFSILLDANGNEVESNAQGSIASEEKMNIHFELAEKPFKNPIRLPLISYPSYINGDVTIKIK from the coding sequence TTGGAGAAGTGGAAAGAAGAGATTGAGAAAAATGAGATTCAGGATGAACAATTGGAAAATGCTATTTTAGAAGGCTTTAAACAGGCAAAAGTGACTGAAATGAAGAAGCGACGTTTTGTTAAACGAAGCGTGTGGACGACAGTTGTCGCTGCAATTTTACTACTGACATTTATCACTTCCATCCGTGTATCACCAGCGTTTGCAAATGCTGTAGCTTCCATTCCGGGAATGGCTGGATTTGTGGAAACGATTCAAAATGACAAAGGCCTGCGGTTAGCCGTTGAAAATGAACACTTTCAGGAGATAGGTGTTTCAGAGGAAACGGAAGACATGAAAGTGACGGTGGAAGGGATGATTACGGATGAAACGGCGATGATTGCGTTCCTTACGATCGAAACGGATCGATTCGCTGATCATTCCCGACCCGAGTTCCGGATCCTCAATCTTCAAGGTGAAGTCATTGTCACATCAAATACGGTTGGTGCAAGTTTTGAATATACGGATACAAGAATAATTGCAACGACAGAAGTCGAGTTTGAATTCAATCGAACTGTACCGAGCGGAAAGCTTCTATTGGAATATGAAGTCAATGATGAAATCATTCAAATCCCATTTGAAAATACGTTACAACCAATCAGAAAAGAACAATACATCATCAATGAAACAGCAATCGTCGAAGGACAGAAAATTCATATTCGTTCTGTCACTATCGGTTCACTGAAAACGGCTGTGGAAGTGGAGTTCGATGAGGAGAATACAAAGGAAATCCTCGGGTTTGAAGACTTGAAACTCATCGACGGTTCAGGGGAAACGTGGAGTTCCATTAGCAATGGTGTAACAGCTAGTGGAACGGACGAATCGAACGTCATGATTTATTACTTACAAAGTAATTATTTTAAAGAGAGCGATCATCTTACATTAACGTTCAATAAGCTGATGGCTATGGATAAGGATGAGGCTTTTGTTGTTATTGATACTGAGAAAAAAAAGATCATTCGCCAACCGCCTCTTAACCTTTTCAGCAACTTAACAGTCAGTGGCTCGTTTATTGAAATAGAGATGAAGAGTGAAAAAGGCAGCCATTATGATCCATTTTCAATCTTGTTGGATGCGAATGGAAATGAAGTAGAAAGTAACGCACAAGGGTCTATAGCTTCTGAAGAAAAAATGAATATTCATTTCGAGCTAGCTGAAAAACCATTTAAAAATCCAATAAGACTTCCATTAATATCTTATCCATCCTACATCAACGGAGACGTCACCATTAAAATCAAATAA
- the hutH gene encoding histidine ammonia-lyase, with translation MIELTGSSLTLQQMEEILYKGKQVVLNEDALGRVKKSREAVDRIVQNDKTVYGINTGFGKFSDVKIDEKDTKDLQLHLIRSHACGVGEPFPEVVSRAMVVLRLNALLKGFSGIRVEVLERFAFMVNNRIDPVIPQQGSLGASGDLAPLSHLALVLLGEGFVWNEGQPVAADSVWQDRQMEPIVLEAKEGLALINGTQAMTAQGVVNYLEAEKLAYSSEWIAAMTMEALHGITDAFHPSIHIARGYTEQVDVAARMMEWLKDSKLTTTQGEKRVQDAYSIRCIPQVHGASWQVLSYVKEKLEIEINAATDNPLIFDDGETVVSGGNFHGQPIAFAMDFLKLGVAELANISERRIERLVNPQLNEGLPPFLSAQPGLQSGAMILQYSAASLVSENKTLAHPASVDSIPSSGNQEDHVSMGTIGARHAHQIIKNARNVLAIEALCAMTGCGYRGVEQMAPKTKRQFDELANIVSPIDEDRIFTPDIEKIATHLSM, from the coding sequence ATGATCGAGCTAACAGGTAGTTCATTGACACTTCAACAAATGGAAGAGATTTTATATAAAGGGAAGCAAGTTGTTTTAAACGAAGATGCGCTTGGACGTGTGAAGAAGAGTAGGGAAGCGGTTGACCGTATTGTCCAGAATGACAAAACCGTTTACGGCATTAACACAGGTTTTGGGAAATTCAGCGATGTGAAAATTGATGAGAAGGATACTAAGGATTTGCAGCTTCATCTTATTCGTTCACATGCGTGTGGAGTAGGGGAGCCGTTCCCGGAAGTTGTTTCGCGGGCGATGGTCGTATTGCGTTTAAATGCACTATTAAAGGGTTTTTCTGGGATCCGCGTTGAAGTGTTAGAGCGTTTTGCGTTTATGGTAAATAACAGAATAGATCCGGTCATACCTCAACAAGGTTCACTTGGGGCTTCAGGAGATCTTGCACCACTTTCTCATTTGGCGCTTGTCCTATTAGGGGAAGGCTTTGTGTGGAATGAAGGTCAACCTGTAGCTGCAGATTCAGTATGGCAAGACAGGCAGATGGAACCGATTGTCCTTGAAGCAAAAGAAGGATTGGCACTCATTAACGGAACACAAGCGATGACGGCTCAAGGCGTTGTGAACTATTTAGAAGCCGAGAAACTAGCCTATAGCAGCGAATGGATTGCGGCAATGACAATGGAAGCATTGCACGGAATTACAGATGCATTCCATCCGTCCATTCATATCGCACGTGGTTACACGGAGCAGGTTGATGTTGCCGCGAGAATGATGGAGTGGCTTAAAGATAGCAAGTTGACGACGACACAAGGAGAAAAACGTGTCCAAGATGCTTATTCAATCCGTTGTATTCCGCAAGTGCACGGGGCGAGTTGGCAAGTGTTGTCTTATGTGAAGGAGAAGCTTGAGATTGAAATCAATGCGGCAACGGATAATCCACTCATTTTTGATGATGGCGAAACAGTTGTCTCCGGTGGAAACTTCCACGGTCAGCCGATTGCATTCGCGATGGACTTTTTAAAACTTGGTGTTGCTGAACTTGCGAATATTTCAGAGAGACGGATTGAACGCCTCGTCAATCCACAGTTAAATGAAGGATTGCCACCGTTTTTGAGTGCGCAACCAGGCTTGCAATCAGGTGCGATGATATTGCAATACTCGGCAGCAAGTCTCGTTTCGGAAAATAAAACATTGGCGCACCCAGCCTCTGTCGACTCCATTCCTTCATCAGGAAACCAGGAAGATCATGTATCGATGGGGACAATCGGTGCTCGACACGCACATCAAATTATTAAAAACGCAAGGAATGTTTTAGCGATTGAAGCGTTATGCGCAATGACAGGCTGCGGGTACCGTGGTGTTGAGCAAATGGCGCCAAAGACAAAACGCCAATTTGATGAGCTCGCTAACATCGTCAGTCCGATAGATGAAGACCGTATCTTCACGCCGGATATTGAGAAAATCGCAACGCATTTGAGCATGTAA
- a CDS encoding DegT/DnrJ/EryC1/StrS family aminotransferase, with amino-acid sequence MIEFLSLKKVNEAYEERFQKAASRVIESGWYVLGEEVNSFEKEYANYCGTNYCVGVSNGLDALKLLLKAYGFGPGDDIIVPSNTQIAPILAISEVGAKPILVEPNPITFTIDPEKVKAKITSKTKAIVVVHLYGRVADMDPIRQIAFEHNLKVIEDSAQAHGAVYKGSRTGSLADASAFSFYPSKNLGAIGDGGAITTNDGVLAEKLFALRNYGSPKKYENLYRGYNHRLDEMQAAFLRIKLQDLDTRNDARRKIATTYLREMKNKHIILPEQPANTAEHVWHLFVIRTSNRTELQRFLNERGIESMIHYPIPPHLQQAYKEMNNESYPISEQIHDEVLSLPLSPVQTDEETQAVIQAINDFVVIESVIHEKQELQV; translated from the coding sequence TTGATAGAATTTTTAAGTTTAAAAAAAGTAAATGAAGCATACGAAGAACGATTCCAAAAAGCTGCTAGCCGCGTTATTGAAAGTGGCTGGTATGTTTTAGGTGAGGAAGTGAATTCATTTGAAAAGGAGTATGCGAACTATTGTGGGACGAACTATTGCGTTGGTGTTAGTAACGGATTGGATGCCCTGAAATTACTTTTGAAAGCATATGGATTTGGACCGGGGGATGACATCATTGTTCCCTCCAATACACAAATCGCTCCAATATTAGCAATATCTGAAGTTGGCGCAAAACCGATTTTAGTTGAACCAAATCCAATAACTTTTACAATTGACCCTGAGAAAGTGAAAGCGAAAATCACTTCCAAAACGAAAGCGATAGTAGTCGTTCATTTATATGGACGAGTTGCCGATATGGATCCAATCCGGCAAATTGCGTTTGAGCATAATTTAAAAGTCATTGAAGATTCGGCTCAGGCACATGGTGCAGTATATAAGGGAAGTCGCACAGGGAGTTTAGCAGATGCTTCTGCTTTCAGTTTTTACCCTAGTAAGAATTTAGGGGCTATAGGAGATGGCGGAGCCATAACAACGAATGATGGAGTATTGGCTGAAAAACTGTTTGCACTTCGAAACTATGGATCTCCCAAAAAATATGAAAATTTATATAGAGGCTATAATCATCGATTGGATGAAATGCAGGCTGCGTTTCTACGTATAAAATTACAAGACTTAGATACTAGGAATGACGCTAGGCGGAAGATCGCGACTACTTATCTGCGTGAAATGAAAAATAAACATATCATTCTACCTGAGCAACCGGCTAATACGGCAGAACATGTGTGGCATCTATTTGTTATTCGAACAAGTAATAGGACAGAGTTGCAGCGCTTCCTTAATGAGAGAGGAATTGAATCAATGATTCACTATCCAATTCCTCCACATCTGCAACAGGCTTATAAAGAAATGAATAATGAAAGCTATCCAATTTCCGAGCAAATACATGATGAAGTGCTTAGTTTACCATTATCTCCCGTTCAAACAGATGAAGAAACACAGGCAGTCATTCAAGCGATAAATGATTTTGTAGTCATAGAATCGGTTATTCATGAAAAACAGGAACTACAGGTGTAA
- a CDS encoding lipopolysaccharide biosynthesis protein, with product MPNSSSLENKTMTGLFWSFMDLMSRGGIQLGLQIIMARLLLPHHFGLIGMIMVFIAISNTLIDSGFSQALIRDKKTTQLDYSTVFYFNLLVSLLAYGILFVSAKFISAFYNEPQLIEIIRVISVVLIINSLGIIQRVKLVKEIDFKTITKVSIFSVVISGLITITIALLGFGVWSLVINMVLTHLIQTVSLWFYSRWIPSVAFSYKSFKKYFGFGSKLLASSIIDTIYNNVYSVIIGKTYSTSQLGYYSNALKFRDFTALSISNAVERVSYPVLSSMQDDENRLKMAFEKIIKTSGFVNFPLMIGLAAVATPTFGILLGEKWLPSVIYFQLLCIAGMLFPIHIINLSILQVKGRSDLFLLIEVIKKVILTVLIILAVLLKTGIIGLIVAAVVNSYISMFVNTYFTGKEVAYSTRKQLNDLLPAFTISCIMGLTVFWVGNMLTMNYIFILAIQIGIGVSIYIVLCKIFKVKELMIIYQIIRNGITTLKPLLKYKKKKQTF from the coding sequence ATGCCCAATTCAAGTTCGTTAGAAAATAAAACGATGACCGGTTTGTTTTGGAGCTTTATGGACTTAATGTCCAGGGGCGGAATTCAATTAGGCTTGCAAATTATTATGGCAAGGTTACTGTTGCCACATCACTTTGGCTTAATTGGAATGATTATGGTTTTTATTGCAATATCCAATACGTTAATTGATAGTGGCTTTTCACAAGCGCTAATTCGGGATAAAAAAACCACACAATTGGATTATTCTACAGTGTTTTATTTTAACTTACTCGTATCATTATTAGCCTATGGAATTTTATTTGTTTCAGCGAAATTTATCAGTGCATTTTATAATGAGCCTCAGTTAATTGAGATTATTAGAGTGATTTCAGTTGTTCTCATTATTAACTCCTTGGGAATCATTCAAAGAGTCAAGTTAGTAAAAGAAATTGATTTTAAAACAATAACGAAAGTCAGTATTTTTTCTGTGGTGATATCTGGTTTAATCACTATTACTATTGCGTTACTCGGCTTTGGAGTATGGAGTTTGGTAATCAATATGGTTTTAACTCATCTTATTCAGACCGTTTCACTTTGGTTTTACAGTAGATGGATTCCTTCTGTTGCGTTTAGTTATAAATCCTTTAAAAAATATTTCGGGTTCGGATCCAAATTATTAGCATCTAGTATTATTGACACAATTTACAATAATGTCTACTCCGTGATCATTGGAAAAACCTATTCGACTTCACAACTTGGATATTATTCGAATGCGTTGAAGTTTAGAGACTTTACAGCGTTGTCAATTTCCAATGCAGTTGAGAGGGTTTCCTATCCAGTCTTGAGCAGTATGCAAGATGACGAGAATCGGCTTAAAATGGCCTTTGAAAAAATTATTAAAACATCGGGTTTTGTGAACTTTCCTCTGATGATAGGTTTAGCTGCAGTAGCAACCCCTACATTTGGAATATTATTAGGTGAAAAATGGTTACCTTCAGTAATTTACTTTCAATTGCTATGCATTGCTGGAATGCTCTTTCCGATTCATATTATCAATTTAAGTATTCTTCAAGTTAAAGGCAGATCTGATCTGTTTTTATTAATAGAAGTAATTAAGAAAGTAATCTTAACGGTTTTAATTATATTAGCAGTACTTTTAAAAACAGGAATTATAGGATTGATAGTTGCAGCCGTAGTAAATTCGTATATCTCAATGTTTGTAAACACGTATTTTACTGGAAAAGAAGTTGCGTATTCTACGAGGAAACAATTAAATGATCTCCTACCGGCATTTACAATCTCATGCATTATGGGGCTGACTGTGTTCTGGGTAGGAAATATGTTAACTATGAATTACATCTTTATATTAGCGATTCAAATTGGAATTGGTGTGAGCATCTATATAGTACTTTGCAAAATATTTAAAGTTAAAGAACTTATGATCATATACCAGATTATTAGAAATGGAATTACCACACTTAAGCCGTTATTAAAGTATAAAAAAAAGAAACAAACCTTTTAA